A stretch of Carya illinoinensis cultivar Pawnee chromosome 14, C.illinoinensisPawnee_v1, whole genome shotgun sequence DNA encodes these proteins:
- the LOC122295142 gene encoding uncharacterized protein LOC122295142 has translation MGNAVSQCFRGNPSSPVKLIFWEGTTRILRGKHIAGEIMFEFPDKMVCHSDSFFIGHRVPALAIDDELQSGQTYLVLPIDTFACDHVISASSLAALGSSPKNSPINFGDCQRPFEYLKGADGRVLIKVVPEFITRLITRGKDVGSSNISTSPSNNYILCSTPELQKHYEQLVGTSKEQVWSPKLETIAEHKNIRFSPCRFIGLEWKQKEINEN, from the coding sequence ATGGGAAATGCAGTGTCTCAATGTTTCAGAGGAAACCCTAGCTCCCCCGTGAAGCTAATCTTCTGGGAGGGAACAACAAGAATCCTCAGGGGAAAACATATAGCAGGGGAGATCATGTTCGAGTTCCCAGACAAAATGGTCTGTCATTCGGACTCATTCTTTATCGGACACCGGGTCCCTGCCTTAGCCATAGACGATGAGCTTCAGAGTGGCCAAACCTATTTGGTACTTCCCATTGATACCTTTGCATGCGATCATGTCATCTCAGCTTCTTCTCTTGCAGCCTTAGGGTCAAGCCCTAAAAATTCTCCCATCAATTTTGGGGACTGCCAGCGGCCTTTCGAGTACTTAAAGGGTGCGGATGGAAGAGTTTTGATTAAGGTCGTACCGGAGTTCATAACAAGGCTTATAACAAGAGGTAAGGATGTTGGATCATCGAATATTAGTACTAGTcctagtaataattatattctttgtAGCACGCCAGAGTTGCAGAAGCACTATGAACAGCTTGTTGGGACGTCCAAGGAACAAGTATGGTCACCAAAGCTTGAAACCATTGCAGAGCACAAGAATATTAGGTTCTCACCTTGCAGATTTATAGGGTTGGAGTGGAAACAGAAAGAGATCAATGAAAACTAG